In Euphorbia lathyris chromosome 10, ddEupLath1.1, whole genome shotgun sequence, a single genomic region encodes these proteins:
- the LOC136208909 gene encoding large ribosomal subunit protein eL34z: MVQRLTYRSRHSYATKSNQHRIVKTPGGKLVYQTTKKRASGPKCPVTGKRIQGIPHLRPAEYKRSRLSRNRRTVNRAYGGVLSGGAVRERIIRAFLVEEQKIVKKVLKIQKAKEKVSKS, encoded by the exons ATGGTTCAGCGACTCACTTACCGTTCGAGGCACAGCTACGCCACCAAATCTAATCAGCACCGCATCGTCAAAACCCCTG GTGGGAAATTGGTGTATCAGACAACCAAAAAGAGAGCAAGTGGACCTAAGTGTCCTGTTACTGGAAAGAGAATTCAAGGG ATTCCTCACTTGAGACCTGCTGAATACAAAAGGTCTAGGTTGTCCAGGAACCGACGCACAGTGAATCGGGCCTATGGTGGCGTGTTGTCCGGGGGTGCTGTTAGAGAGAG GATTATTCGTGCCTTTTTGGTGGAGGAGCAGAAGATTGTGAAGAAGGTATTGAAGATACAGAAGGCAAAGGAGAAAGTTTCAAAGAGTTAG